Sequence from the Pontibacter pudoricolor genome:
AGTACCGATTTTAAATATACCAAACTCAACAACCAGTCTGTAACACTTTCAGGGTTGCAGGCGAGGAATAAATAAGTAACAAAGAAGCTTTAGTTTTACTAAAAACGCCGCACATATAGTGTGGCGTTTTTGTTTTTTATGGACTTGCTAAAAGCGCCAGCAATTTGCCGGCACCTTCGCTGGGGTTTAAAACAGAAAGGGGAGGCAACCCAAGCCACCTCATACGCACATCGTTTACCAGGTCAAGATCTATAGTTGGTGCGCCTGCTTTACCGGCAGCTATAGTTGCGGCAATGGCAGTTTTCAGCGATGTGGCTTTTACTCTTATAGTCTGAGCAGCATAACGGGCAGGGTGCAGGTGCACAAACCGTCCGGCAACTATACCCAATCGCAAAACCCAGTCAGAAGTGTCGGAAACTGTAACTGTGCGGTAAAGCCCGCCTTTTGCGGTTAAGTAACTATAGTACGCCTCAGGTTGCAGCAAACCTTGTTGCTGCAGGTTAACTAACACTTCCTTCGTTACCTGTAAAGGCGAGAGCTGTCCGGTATAAAAGTCTAGCTGCGAAGTGCCGATACTTACCAAAGATGCACCGACCTGCGGGTTGGGTAAGGTGCTTTGCTCTTTTATAAACGCCCTGATATAGCCCAGATGGTGCTTAAGCGGATGAAAAAGAGCAGGCTCGGGCAAGGCCGCCATCGCTATAGTTAGCCTTTGGGTATGATTTATAGTTGCCATAACAATTGTACGTGACCTCTAACGATAGCATCTGTCAGGAAAATGGCACTACAGTACACCAATAACCACAGCACAACGTACCCTGATGGCATAATGAGAGATCGGTTTTTTGGAAAGCCAGCTTCCGGATTACAGTAACAAGGGTTTTCTTCTGATAAGAGGAAAGCCTTTTTATTTAAGGTAATAACTCTAGTGCGTACCTTTGCAACTATAGTTATTACTTACACTTTATGCATATGCCACAAACCACAGCTGTCGCTATACTTGATTTTGAGCCCCGGCATGCCGCTAAATTCAGGGAACTGAACGAAGAATGGATAACGCGCTACTTTGTGATGGAAGAAGCCGACCATAAATCGCTGGGCGACCCGCAGGGATACATTCTCGATAAGGGAGGTTATATTCTGATGGCGGAGTACAACCAGGAAGTTGTAGGCACCTGCGCCCTGATAAACGAAGGAAATGGCGTGTATGAGCTGGCTAAAATGGCTGTAACACCCAAAGTGCAGGGCCTGAAAATAGGAAAACTGCTGGGTGAGGCCGCGATACAAAAAGCCCGTGAGGCCGGCGCTGTAAAAGTTTACCTGGTATCAAACCGGAAATTGGAGACTGCGCTTAACCTTTACAAAAGGCTTGGTTTTGCAGAAGTGCCTATGCCTCCCAGCATTTACGAGCGTGCCGATATCAAAATGGAAATAGAACTATAGTTTATACTATAGGTCAGGCGCTGTAAACGGGTCTGTTATCATCCAGACGCACAACACCTACAGTAAGCCAGCAGCCCTTATAGTAGCCTTTGGTTTGGCGTGCCAGCATAAACAGGTAAGCCACTTTTGCATCATTTTCGGTAGTAAGTACCACCAACTGGTAAGCCGACCTGCCGGTTATTACCATGTTGCCTTTTTTGTAAGATTTGAA
This genomic interval carries:
- a CDS encoding GNAT family N-acetyltransferase yields the protein MPQTTAVAILDFEPRHAAKFRELNEEWITRYFVMEEADHKSLGDPQGYILDKGGYILMAEYNQEVVGTCALINEGNGVYELAKMAVTPKVQGLKIGKLLGEAAIQKAREAGAVKVYLVSNRKLETALNLYKRLGFAEVPMPPSIYERADIKMEIEL